A region from the Onthophagus taurus isolate NC chromosome 8, IU_Otau_3.0, whole genome shotgun sequence genome encodes:
- the LOC111419350 gene encoding uncharacterized protein, whose protein sequence is MHSCHRFCVTTVAGIRFLATGDSFRTIGFSYRPGHSTVCNIVKEVCDAIIQKTLRTLMPTPTEDDWKRIANEFWTIWNFPNCLGALDGKHVVIQTPTNSGSQFFNYKKTFSIVLLALVDAQYNFITVDIGSYGKNSDGGIFAHSTLGRALEQNNLNIPYPVELPGTNQKANFVIVGNEAFPLKPNLLRPYSSPQQRDDTTKKIFNYRLSRARRCSENAFDILAQKFQFYNRRLKSAP, encoded by the exons ATGCATAGCTGCCATCGTTTTTGTGTGACCACCGTGGCCGGCATACG gtttttggcAACTGGCGATTCTTTCCGCACAATAGGTTTTAGCTACAGACCCGGGCATTCAACAGTATGCAATATAGTAAAAGAAGTCTGCGAtgcaataattcaaaaaacattGCGTACGTTGATGCCTACACCCACGGAAGATGACTGGAAAAGAATTGCTAATGAATTTTGGACTATTTGGAATTTCCCCAATTGCTTGGGAGCTCTTGACGGGAAACACGTCGTGATACAAACTCCAACTAATTCCGGctctcaattttttaattacaaaaaaaccttttcGATAGTTCTCCTAGCACTGGTCGATGcgcaatataattttattactgtTGATATTGGATCATACGGGAAAAACAGCGATGGAGGCATTTTTGCTCACTCAACTTTAGGAAGGGCTTtagaacaaaataatttaaatatccCTTATCCCGTAGAACTTCCCGGTACCAACCAAAAGGCAAATTTTGTGATAGTAGGGAATGAAGCTTTTCCTTTAAAACCTAATTTATTAAGACCATATTCTTCTCCTCAACAACGAGACGatacaacaaagaaaatatttaattatagatTATCACGTGCTCGAAGATGCTCCGAAAACGCCTTTGATATTTTAgctcaaaaatttcaattttataatagAAGATTAAAATCTGCACCATAA